In Aspergillus luchuensis IFO 4308 DNA, chromosome 1, nearly complete sequence, the following are encoded in one genomic region:
- a CDS encoding diacylglycerol/polyprenol kinase family protein (BUSCO:EOG09263OD3;~COG:I;~EggNog:ENOG410PFIS;~InterPro:IPR037997;~TransMembrane:4 (i213-231o237-258i270-291o366-383i);~go_function: GO:0004143 - diacylglycerol kinase activity [Evidence IEA]), protein MPSEPGSIPETPRVIPPSPASSERRSSSGDYFGPTTRSAARRQRLGEVTEETPDTSNSDSKRSRARSRSPKSPESTRRRTRKSNPKLPAGKPKKQTNGHAESNGYLSPIAKPGGNWHDISRSPSPLGLIPLHSRYRSFIHRHEIPRKLLHVSIGFLTLNLYSRGIQTLQITPWLFGALVPIATVDIVRHHSTKINNIYIRCVGALMRETEVSGYNGVIWYLVGTYAVLRFLPKDVGVMSVLLLSWCDTAASTFGRLYGRYTFQLRKGKSFAGTLGAWFVGVLTAAAFWGYFVPYIGTFPNDPEGSFMFTGQLNLLPSSIKNLIGWTADTPSAVISGPLALGVMSVVSGLVAAGSEFVDIFGWDDNLTIPILSGIGLWGFLKVFG, encoded by the coding sequence ATGCCTTCTGAACCCGGTTCCATACCGGAGACTCCTCGAGTcattcctccttctcctgcttcatcTGAGCGTCGATCAAGCTCGGGCGATTACTTCGGACCTACAACACGCTCTGCAGCACGCCGGCAGCGACTTGGGGAGGTAACGGAAGAAACACCTGATACCTCAAACTCGGATTCGAAACGCTCACGAGCGCGGTCTCGCAGCCCCAAATCTCCTGAGTCTACAAGGCGCCGTACCCGCAAATCTAATCCGAAGTTGCCCGCTGGAAAGCCCAAGAAGCAGACGAATGGTCATGCGGAGTCCAACGGATATCTATCACCTATCGCGAAACCCGGCGGCAACTGGCACGACATCTCTCgatcaccttctcctctcggTCTCATACCTCTCCACAGCCGTTATCGCTCCTTTATACACCGTCATGAGATCCCGCGCAAACTTCTCCATGTATCGATCGGCTTCCTAACCCTCAACTTGTACAGTCGCGGCATTCAAACCCTCCAGATTACGCCATGGCTCTTCGGAGCTCTCGTACCGATAGCAACGGTAGATATCGTCCGTCACCATTCCACCAAGATCAACAACATATATATTCGCTGTGTGGGGGCTTTGATGCGCGAGACAGAGGTTTCCGGCTATAACGGTGTGATCTGGTATCTTGTGGGCACATATGCAGTGCTGCGCTTCCTCCCCAAAGACGTCGGAGTCATGAGCGTACTGCTCCTCAGTTGGTGTGATACTGCAGCCTCCACATTCGGTCGTCTCTACGGCCGTTACACATTCCAGCTGCGCAAGGGCAAGAGTTTCGCCGGGACACTGGGAGCCTGGTTTGTGGGTGTCCTGACCGCAGCCGCATTCTGGGGATACTTCGTACCTTACATCGGAACCTTCCCCAATGACCCCGAGGGATCGTTCATGTTCACCGGTCAGCTCAACCTTCTTCCTAGCTCGATCAAGAACCTCATCGGCTGGACTGCGGACACCCCCAGCGCTGTCATTTCCGGCCCGTTGGCCCTCGGCGTTATGAGCGTCGTCTCCGGCTTAGTCGCCGCTGGAAGCGAGTTCGTGGACATCTTCGGCTGGGATGATAACCTTACTATCCCGATCTTGAGCGGTATCGGATTGTGGGGTTTCCTGAAGGTCTTTGGTTGA
- the spb4 gene encoding ATP-dependent RNA helicase SPB4 (COG:A;~EggNog:ENOG410PIRE;~InterPro:IPR025313,IPR027417,IPR001650,IPR014014, IPR014001,IPR011545,IPR000629;~PFAM:PF00270,PF00271,PF13959;~go_function: GO:0003676 - nucleic acid binding [Evidence IEA];~go_function: GO:0004386 - helicase activity [Evidence IEA];~go_function: GO:0005524 - ATP binding [Evidence IEA]) has translation MAPKPPPGTSARAWDGVTPALSEWILEAVASMGFTRMTPVQASAIPLFMAHKDVVVEAVTGSGKTLSFLIPVVEKLLRLEEPLKKHHVGAIIISPTRELASQIYNVLTSLLAFHPPSAAGLKPSDEDDDAPRQKFPSSTLKVVPQLLLGGSTTPAEDLSTFLKRSPNLLVSTPGRLLELLSSPHVHCPQSSFEMLVMDEADRLLDLGFKDTLQNILRRLPKQRRTGLFSASVSEAVDQIVRVGLRNPVKVMVKVKGTSGVQDKRTPASLQMTYLTAPPTHKFPAIKHILYSLEPAPQKTIMFVSTCSGVDYLSAILPSIIGDDFQLIPLHGKHQANVREKNFNRFVNSHTPAILLTTDVASRGLDIPSVDVVIQIDPPSDPKTFIHRCGRAGRAGRKGLSVVLLHPGREEDYVNFLEVRKTPVAPYPHTLTITDADAAAATETARKAVLADRALHDRGQKAFVSWFRSYSKHQASSIFRVADLDWEGLGNAWGLLKLPKMPELRNFQGDRTLGVKLDWENYAYKDKQREKRRKEQVQENAENGVADDQAAGKKRSSESVAWSRNLDNRNKKLKRREAKQARQQKDKWEKMTEEERQKVLETEKMLEQIRVKNEEERLLRRAAKDKDSKATGGDDDEFEGFD, from the exons ATGGCCCCCAAACCACCCCCGGGCACCTCTGCCAGAGCATGGGATGGAGTGACGCCCGCCCTGTCGGAATGGATACTGGAAGCCGTTGCTTCTATGGGCTTCACCCGCATGACCCCCGTCCAGGCTTCTGCGATTCCCTTGTTCATGGCGCATAAGGATGTTGTGGTTGAAGCAGTCACAGGAAGTGGAAAGACCCTGTCTTTCTTGATTCCAGTTGTCGAGAAGCTTTTGCGCCTGGAAGAACCACTCAAGAAACACCATGTCggagccatcatcatctctccaaCCAG AGAACTCGCATCACAGATCTACAACGTCCTGACATCATTGCTCGccttccatcctccatccGCCGCCGGTCTCAAACCctccgatgaagacgacgatgcgCCTCGTCAGAAAttcccctcctcaacccTCAAAGTTGTCCCGCAGCTCCTTCTCGGCGGTTCGACCACCCCGGCTGAGGATTTGAGTACCTTCTTGAAGCGGTCTCCTAATTTGTTGGTGTCTACACCGGGACGACTGTTGGAGTTGCTCTCTTCGCCCCATGTCCACTGCCCTCAATCGTCCTTCGAAATGCTTGTCATGGATGAAGCGGACAGACTTCTGGATCTGGGATTCAAGGATACACTACAGAACATCTTGCGCCGTCTACCCAAGCAACGGCGCACGGGGTTGTTCAGTGCCAGTGTCAGTGAAGCTGTCGATCAGATTGTTCGGGTTGGTTTGCGCAACCCCGTCAAAGTCATGGTCAAGGTAAAGGGCACGTCAGGTGTTCAGGATAAACGCACACCTGCTAG TTTACAAATGACGTACCTCACAGCTCCCCCAACTCATAAATTCCCTGCCATCAAACACATCCTCTACTCGCTCGAGCCCGCCCCTCAAAAGACCATTATGTTCGTCTCAACATGCTCGGGTGTCGACTACCTCTCTGCAATCCTCCCTTCAATCATCGGCGATGACTTTCAGCTGATCCCCCTGCACGGTAAACACCAAGCAAACGTCCGCGAAAAGAACTTCAACCGCTTCGTCAACTCCCACACGCCCGCCattctcctcaccaccgacgTTGCTTCTCGTGGACTGGATATCCCCTCAGTCGACGTCGTAATACAGATCGACCCCCCTTCGGACCCAAAGACCTTCATCCACAGATGCGGCCGTGCCGGACGTGCAGGCCGCAAGGGTCTAAGTGTGGTCCTTCTCCACCCCGGCCGCGAGGAAGACTACGTCAACTTCCTCGAAGTCCGCAAGACCCCCGTCGCACCGTACCCTCACACCCTCACCATAACCGATGCCGATGCCGCCGCAGCCACCGAAACAGCTCGTAAAGCCGTCCTCGCAGACCGCGCACTGCACGACCGCGGCCAAAAGGCCTTCGTCAGTTGGTTCCGAAGCTACAGCAAGCACCAAGCCAGCAGTATATTCCGCGTCGCAGACCTAGACTGGGAAGGACTAGGCAATGCATGGGGTCTGCTGAAGCTTCCCAAGATGCCCGAGCTGAGAAACTTCCAGGGCGACCGGACACTTGGCGTGAAATTAGACTGGGAAAACTACGCATACAAGGACAAGCAGCGCGAGAAGCGCCGAAAGGAACAAGTACAGGAGAATGCCGAGAACGGTGTCGCGGACGACCAAGCGGCAGGCAAGAAGCGCTCCAGCGAGAGCGTCGCGTGGAGCAGGAATCTCGATAATCGGAataagaagctgaagcgtCGGGAGGCCAAGCAGGCGCGTCAGCAGAAGGACAaatgggagaagatgacggaagaagagcgtcAAAAGGTGCTcgagacggagaagatgCTTGAGCAGATTCGGgtgaagaatgaagaagaacgtCTGCTTAGGCGTGCGGCCAAGGATAAGGATTCCAAAGCTactggtggggatgatgatgagttcgAGGGGtttgattga